From a single Bacillus pumilus genomic region:
- a CDS encoding aminotransferase class I/II-fold pyridoxal phosphate-dependent enzyme translates to MFHTLKHGSILEKIAAETEHDILHMHQQIDQKSEQNEWRVLESYRKHKVSDSHFNPTTGYGYDDMGRDTLEKIYADVFGGESGLVRPQIISGTHAISIALFGVLRPGDELIYMTGKPYDTLEEIVGIRGKEGTGSLKDFQVDYKAIDLLHDGSVNFDKVKESISPKTKVIGIQRSKGYASRHSFTIEEIEEMISFVKEINEEIIVFVDNCYGEFTELQEPCHVGADLMAGSLIKNPGGGLAKTGGYIVGKEKWVEACSYRMTSPGIGSEAGASLYALQEMYQGFFLAPHVVAQSLKGAVFTARFLEKLGFQTNPAWNAKRTDLIQSVEFGDPKKMIAFCQAIQYASPINSHVTPHASYMPGYEDDVIMAAGTFVQGASIELSADGPIRPPYTAYVQGGLTYAHVKNAICSAVDALLEQGFIEGPAR, encoded by the coding sequence ATGTTTCACACATTAAAACACGGCAGTATTTTAGAAAAAATAGCAGCAGAAACAGAACATGACATTTTACACATGCATCAGCAAATTGATCAAAAGAGCGAACAAAATGAGTGGCGGGTGCTTGAAAGCTATCGAAAGCATAAAGTCAGTGACTCTCACTTTAACCCGACAACTGGATATGGCTACGATGATATGGGAAGAGATACGTTAGAAAAGATCTATGCGGATGTCTTCGGAGGTGAAAGCGGCCTTGTCCGTCCCCAGATTATTTCCGGCACACATGCGATTTCCATCGCCTTATTCGGCGTACTAAGACCCGGCGATGAATTAATCTACATGACAGGGAAGCCTTACGATACCCTAGAGGAGATTGTCGGGATTCGCGGCAAAGAAGGGACAGGCTCATTAAAAGACTTTCAAGTCGATTACAAAGCCATTGATTTGCTTCACGATGGATCCGTTAATTTTGACAAAGTCAAAGAGTCTATTTCCCCTAAAACAAAAGTCATCGGCATTCAGCGTTCCAAAGGTTATGCCTCAAGACACTCCTTTACAATAGAAGAAATCGAGGAAATGATTTCATTTGTGAAAGAGATCAATGAAGAGATCATTGTGTTTGTGGACAACTGTTACGGTGAATTTACTGAATTACAAGAACCATGTCATGTAGGAGCAGATCTTATGGCTGGTTCTCTCATTAAAAACCCAGGCGGCGGTCTTGCCAAAACAGGCGGCTACATCGTTGGGAAAGAAAAATGGGTAGAAGCTTGCTCATATCGAATGACATCTCCAGGCATCGGCAGTGAAGCGGGTGCATCACTGTATGCACTCCAAGAAATGTATCAAGGATTTTTCTTAGCGCCGCATGTTGTGGCACAAAGCCTGAAGGGCGCAGTGTTTACAGCCAGATTTCTTGAAAAGCTTGGATTCCAAACGAATCCAGCGTGGAATGCAAAAAGAACCGATTTGATTCAATCAGTCGAATTTGGTGATCCTAAAAAAATGATTGCATTCTGTCAAGCCATTCAATATGCATCACCGATCAACAGTCACGTCACACCGCATGCGAGCTATATGCCAGGCTATGAGGATGATGTTATTATGGCAGCGGGCACATTTGTCCAAGGAGCCAGCATCGAATTATCAGCCGATGGACCAATCAGACCGCCTTATACTGCATACGTTCAAGGTGGACTCACGTATGCCCATGTGAAAAATGCGATTTGCAGTGCGGTAGATGCCTTATTGGAACAAGGTTTTATCGAAGGACCTGCTCGATAA
- the nrdI gene encoding class Ib ribonucleoside-diphosphate reductase assembly flavoprotein NrdI yields MIQIVFDSKTGNVQRFLDKTPFTDKQKLTGEEFLDTPFILVTFTTGFGQVPSTTQSFLEKNAHLLLGVAVSGNKVWGDNFAKSADTISKQYQVPILHTFELSGTKRDVELFTQEVERIVTKSGSKVDTIK; encoded by the coding sequence TTGATTCAAATCGTATTTGATTCAAAAACAGGAAATGTTCAACGCTTTTTGGACAAGACCCCTTTTACGGACAAACAGAAATTGACTGGAGAAGAGTTTTTGGATACGCCGTTTATTCTCGTCACCTTTACGACAGGATTTGGACAAGTTCCTAGTACCACTCAGTCCTTTTTAGAGAAAAATGCTCACCTATTACTAGGTGTAGCGGTGAGTGGAAACAAAGTGTGGGGAGATAATTTTGCAAAAAGCGCCGATACGATTTCTAAACAATATCAAGTTCCTATTTTGCACACCTTTGAACTAAGCGGAACAAAAAGGGATGTTGAATTGTTTACACAGGAGGTAGAAAGAATTGTCACAAAATCAGGTTCCAAAGTGGATACAATTAAATAA
- the nrdF gene encoding class 1b ribonucleoside-diphosphate reductase subunit beta: protein MTKIYDAANWSKHEDDFTQMFYNQNVKQFWLPEEISLNGDLLTWKYLGEKEQDTYMKVLAGLTLLDTEQGNTGMPIVAEHVDGHQRKAVLNFMAMMENAVHAKSYSNIFMTLAPTETISEVFEWVKKNKFLQKKADMIVGLYRSIQKDDPISLFKAMVASVYLESFLFYSGFYYPLYFYGQGKLMQSGEIINLILRDEAIHGVYVGLLAQEIYNKQTPETQKELYDFSIDLLNELYENELHYTEDIYDQVNLSHDVKKFIRYNANKALMNLGFAPYFEEEEINPIVLNGLNTKTKSHDFFSMKGNGYKKATVEPLKDDDFFFGDES from the coding sequence GTGACAAAAATTTATGATGCAGCCAACTGGTCAAAACACGAAGACGATTTTACACAAATGTTCTACAACCAAAATGTGAAGCAATTCTGGCTTCCTGAAGAGATTTCCTTAAACGGGGATCTTTTAACTTGGAAATATTTAGGCGAAAAAGAACAAGATACGTACATGAAGGTACTTGCTGGACTGACTTTACTTGATACAGAACAAGGAAATACAGGGATGCCGATTGTGGCTGAACATGTGGACGGCCATCAGCGTAAAGCGGTACTAAACTTTATGGCAATGATGGAAAATGCGGTACATGCCAAATCATACTCTAATATCTTCATGACCCTTGCGCCAACTGAAACAATCAGTGAAGTGTTTGAATGGGTCAAGAAGAATAAATTCTTGCAAAAGAAAGCAGATATGATTGTCGGATTATACCGTTCGATTCAAAAGGACGATCCGATTTCCCTCTTTAAAGCAATGGTTGCTTCTGTCTATTTAGAAAGCTTCCTATTTTACAGTGGTTTTTACTACCCGCTTTATTTCTATGGACAAGGAAAGCTCATGCAAAGCGGTGAAATCATTAACTTGATTTTGCGTGATGAAGCGATTCACGGTGTGTACGTTGGATTATTAGCGCAAGAAATTTACAACAAACAAACACCTGAAACGCAAAAAGAGCTATATGATTTCTCAATTGACCTTTTGAACGAGCTTTATGAAAATGAGCTTCATTATACGGAAGATATTTATGACCAAGTCAATTTATCGCATGATGTGAAAAAGTTCATTCGTTACAATGCCAATAAAGCGTTAATGAACCTTGGATTTGCCCCTTACTTTGAAGAAGAAGAGATTAACCCAATTGTATTGAACGGACTTAATACAAAAACAAAGTCACATGACTTCTTCTCAATGAAAGGGAACGGCTACAAAAAAGCAACAGTTGAGCCGTTAAAAGATGATGATTTCTTCTTTGGAGATGAATCATAA
- a CDS encoding N-acetylmuramoyl-L-alanine amidase, which yields MVKIFIDPGHGGTDSGASANGLLEKNITLQIAILLRDILISEYDGVSVRLSRSIDQSVTLSQRTSAANSWGADYFLSIHINAGGGTGFESFVYPGVSAPTTTYRNTLHDEIVRSVDFADRGKKTANFHVLRETSMPAILTENGFIDTTADANKLRNATFLQGIARAHATGLEKAFQLKKKASNLYKVQAGAFKVKANADELVSTLKSKGFDAFVVLEGGMFRVQAGAFRTKQNADHLVAKLKQAGHDAFVFQ from the coding sequence ATGGTGAAAATTTTTATTGATCCTGGCCACGGAGGAACAGATTCTGGAGCTAGTGCTAATGGACTTTTGGAGAAAAATATCACACTTCAAATCGCAATTTTACTGAGAGACATTTTGATTAGTGAATATGATGGGGTTTCCGTCCGCTTAAGTCGTTCAATTGACCAATCCGTCACTTTGTCCCAGCGTACAAGTGCAGCAAACAGCTGGGGAGCTGACTATTTCTTATCTATTCATATTAATGCAGGCGGGGGTACAGGTTTTGAAAGCTTTGTGTATCCTGGCGTTTCAGCACCGACCACCACGTATCGCAATACCCTTCATGATGAAATTGTTCGCTCGGTGGATTTTGCCGACCGCGGCAAGAAAACAGCGAACTTCCACGTTCTTCGAGAAACTTCTATGCCCGCTATTCTAACAGAGAATGGTTTCATCGATACGACAGCTGATGCAAATAAACTTCGCAACGCGACCTTCCTTCAAGGCATCGCTCGTGCTCATGCCACTGGATTAGAGAAAGCCTTTCAACTGAAAAAAAAAGCAAGTAATCTTTATAAAGTACAGGCTGGCGCTTTCAAGGTGAAAGCCAATGCGGATGAATTAGTATCCACACTGAAATCCAAAGGCTTTGACGCCTTTGTTGTATTAGAAGGCGGTATGTTCCGAGTACAGGCCGGGGCTTTTCGTACAAAGCAAAATGCGGATCACCTTGTCGCAAAATTAAAACAGGCTGGTCACGACGCATTCGTTTTCCAATAA
- a CDS encoding YmaF family protein produces the protein MGLYPSDWAKCPPHAHAYKARTDVTEEHYHLIEGISQPVNGSSTDKHTHYYRGITSFERGHFHRYYGITGPAIPRVDGTHYHEIEEVTYSAYNDPVPIQYGGVVYSPDEERPTHTHRLKGKTYEVIGNEPLGW, from the coding sequence ATGGGCCTGTATCCATCTGATTGGGCAAAATGTCCGCCGCATGCTCATGCTTATAAAGCAAGAACGGATGTCACAGAGGAGCATTATCATTTAATAGAAGGTATTTCTCAGCCTGTAAATGGAAGCAGCACTGACAAGCATACGCATTACTATCGAGGGATCACCTCTTTTGAAAGGGGGCATTTTCACAGATACTACGGTATCACAGGGCCTGCGATACCGAGAGTGGACGGCACGCATTATCATGAGATTGAGGAAGTCACGTATTCTGCCTATAACGATCCTGTCCCCATTCAGTATGGAGGAGTCGTCTATAGTCCCGACGAGGAGCGGCCAACACATACGCACCGTTTAAAAGGAAAAACATATGAAGTGATTGGAAATGAACCACTCGGCTGGTGA
- the spoVK gene encoding stage V sporulation protein K, whose translation MERAVTYKNNGQINIILNGQKQVLVDADSEAEYLEALQKNEAKHSILREIEREMNSLVGMDEMKRNIKEIYAWIFVNQKRQEQGLKVGKQALHMMFKGNPGTGKTTVARLVGKLFFEMNVLSKGHLIEAERGDLVGEYIGHTAQKTRELIKKSLGGILFIDEAYSLARGGEKDFGKEAIDTLVKHMEDKQHEFILILAGYSKEMDHFLSLNPGLQSRFPINISFPDYTVDQLMDIAKRMMADREYIFTQEAEWKLRDYLMHIKSTTSPAKFSNGRFVRNTIEKAIRTQAMRLLLVDHYDKKDLLTIKSHDLQMKEDTPT comes from the coding sequence TTGGAGCGAGCTGTCACATATAAAAACAACGGCCAAATCAATATTATACTTAACGGACAAAAACAAGTACTGGTTGATGCAGACTCAGAGGCAGAATACTTGGAAGCCTTACAGAAAAATGAGGCGAAACACAGCATCTTACGGGAAATAGAGCGTGAAATGAACAGCCTTGTCGGTATGGATGAAATGAAACGAAACATAAAAGAGATTTATGCTTGGATCTTTGTCAATCAAAAAAGGCAGGAACAAGGGTTAAAGGTAGGGAAACAAGCGCTTCATATGATGTTCAAAGGGAATCCAGGCACAGGGAAAACAACGGTTGCAAGGCTTGTCGGGAAGCTTTTCTTTGAAATGAATGTCCTCTCAAAGGGTCACTTAATTGAAGCGGAACGCGGAGATCTTGTCGGAGAGTACATTGGTCATACTGCTCAAAAAACAAGGGAATTAATTAAAAAATCACTAGGTGGCATTTTGTTCATCGACGAAGCCTATTCTCTTGCCCGCGGGGGAGAAAAGGATTTTGGGAAAGAAGCGATTGATACCCTAGTAAAACATATGGAGGACAAACAGCACGAATTTATTCTCATTCTTGCTGGCTACTCTAAGGAAATGGATCATTTTCTCTCTTTAAACCCCGGCCTTCAATCAAGATTTCCAATTAATATTAGCTTTCCTGATTATACCGTCGATCAGCTCATGGATATTGCCAAGCGAATGATGGCTGACAGAGAATATATATTTACCCAAGAAGCTGAATGGAAGCTACGAGATTATTTAATGCACATTAAAAGCACCACAAGCCCTGCGAAATTCAGTAACGGACGGTTTGTACGAAACACGATTGAAAAGGCCATTCGAACCCAGGCGATGAGACTCTTGCTTGTGGATCATTATGATAAAAAAGATTTGCTCACGATTAAAAGTCACGATCTGCAAATGAAAGAGGATACGCCTACTTAA
- a CDS encoding MerR family transcriptional regulator: protein MSDNIRRSMPLFPIGIVMQLTELSARQIRYYEENGLVFPARSDGNRRLFSFHDVDKLLEIKNLIEQGVNMAGIKKLFAKAEAENPASDTKTEEKTTAKHNLTDDELRKLLKKELIQAGRFQQGTTFRQGDMSRFFR from the coding sequence ATGAGTGATAACATTCGCCGCTCAATGCCTTTATTCCCAATTGGGATTGTCATGCAGCTAACAGAATTATCTGCAAGGCAAATTCGCTATTATGAGGAAAATGGTTTAGTATTTCCAGCAAGAAGTGATGGGAATCGCCGATTATTTTCTTTCCATGATGTTGATAAATTACTAGAAATTAAAAACCTCATCGAACAAGGTGTAAACATGGCAGGAATCAAAAAACTTTTTGCCAAAGCTGAGGCAGAAAATCCAGCGTCTGACACAAAGACAGAGGAGAAAACCACAGCGAAGCACAACTTGACAGATGATGAACTCAGGAAACTACTGAAGAAGGAACTCATTCAGGCTGGACGTTTCCAACAAGGAACGACCTTTAGGCAGGGGGATATGTCAAGGTTCTTCCGTTAA
- the hflX gene encoding GTPase HflX: protein MNEHEMTEKAILVGCQLPHVTDERFQYSMEELASLTKTAGGEAVSVMTQKRNRQDSATYIGKGKVEELEVLCEEFECDVIIFNDELSPSQLKALATALDVKIIDRTQLILDIFAKRARTREGKLQIELAQLQYALPRLSGQGISLSRQGGGIGARGPGETKLETDRRHIRNRIHEINGQLSTVKEHRTRYRERRKKNGVFQIAIVGYTNAGKSTLFNQLTEADSHEEDLLFATLDPMTRKMTLASGYSVLISDTVGFIQDLPTTLIAAFRSTLEEVKEADYLLHVIDSSNEDYEGHERTVHELLEELEADRIPMLTVYNKEDQIRPDFIPSSKHRHLLISARREEDVKRLKADIMAELKQNFLKPYHVKIPAYEGKLISALKSETLVESLDFQKEAELYEITGFSGEDQTILGQMKKYML, encoded by the coding sequence TTGAATGAACATGAAATGACCGAAAAAGCGATCCTTGTCGGCTGTCAATTGCCGCATGTCACGGATGAACGCTTTCAATACTCCATGGAAGAATTAGCTTCCTTAACCAAAACAGCTGGCGGTGAAGCTGTCAGCGTGATGACGCAGAAGAGAAATAGACAAGACAGCGCAACATATATCGGTAAAGGGAAAGTAGAAGAGCTTGAAGTGCTTTGCGAGGAATTTGAATGTGATGTCATTATTTTTAACGACGAACTGTCCCCAAGTCAGCTAAAGGCTTTAGCAACTGCCTTAGATGTGAAAATTATTGATCGTACACAATTGATTTTGGACATCTTTGCGAAGAGAGCTCGTACAAGAGAGGGGAAGCTGCAAATAGAGCTTGCCCAGCTTCAGTATGCCTTGCCGAGACTAAGTGGACAAGGGATCAGCCTTTCAAGACAAGGAGGCGGAATTGGCGCAAGAGGTCCGGGTGAAACAAAACTTGAAACAGATAGACGCCATATTCGAAACCGCATTCATGAAATAAACGGGCAATTATCTACAGTCAAAGAACATCGTACAAGATACCGCGAACGCCGGAAGAAAAATGGAGTCTTCCAAATTGCCATTGTTGGGTATACGAATGCCGGGAAATCGACTTTGTTTAACCAATTAACAGAAGCAGATAGCCATGAGGAGGATCTGCTATTTGCGACACTTGATCCAATGACTCGTAAGATGACATTAGCATCTGGCTACAGTGTGCTGATTTCAGATACTGTTGGCTTTATTCAAGACCTTCCCACAACACTGATTGCAGCATTTCGCTCCACTCTTGAAGAAGTGAAGGAAGCGGATTATTTGCTTCACGTCATCGATTCTTCTAATGAGGATTACGAAGGGCACGAGCGAACGGTTCATGAGCTTTTAGAAGAATTAGAAGCCGATCGTATACCGATGCTGACAGTTTATAACAAAGAAGATCAAATCAGACCCGATTTCATCCCTTCTTCAAAACATCGTCATCTGTTAATCAGTGCTAGACGAGAGGAAGACGTGAAGCGGTTAAAAGCGGATATTATGGCTGAACTGAAACAAAACTTTTTAAAGCCTTATCATGTGAAGATTCCAGCATATGAAGGAAAGCTCATCTCCGCATTAAAATCAGAAACGCTCGTGGAATCGCTAGACTTTCAAAAAGAAGCAGAACTTTATGAGATCACCGGATTTAGTGGTGAAGATCAGACCATATTAGGTCAAATGAAGAAGTATATGTTGTAG
- a CDS encoding YmzC family protein, with protein sequence MENAELELRRIRVILLLIGVVVLFGSCAISNIESRQESWHNYSNQDDTGDIDGLLQSAVALKNNHFAVVKDDEVHVYRFDEKEGELTLIKTKYIDEWDEDDDISEEQ encoded by the coding sequence ATGGAAAATGCAGAGCTTGAATTAAGAAGGATTAGAGTGATCCTTCTATTAATTGGGGTTGTTGTCTTATTTGGATCGTGCGCTATATCAAACATTGAATCGAGACAGGAAAGCTGGCATAACTATTCTAATCAAGATGATACTGGAGATATAGATGGCCTATTACAATCAGCGGTTGCACTAAAAAATAACCACTTTGCTGTTGTGAAAGATGATGAAGTACATGTGTACCGGTTTGATGAAAAAGAGGGAGAACTGACCCTCATTAAAACGAAGTACATAGATGAATGGGACGAAGATGATGATATTTCTGAAGAACAGTAA
- a CDS encoding spore coat protein, giving the protein MNYYDAPPFMHEDMRRPFGFGRPGFGFGRPGFGYGRPGFFGPPFLGGFAGGLLAGSLLAPGYGYGYGYPYPPPYGPYPYY; this is encoded by the coding sequence ATGAATTATTATGACGCACCGCCATTTATGCACGAAGACATGAGAAGACCATTTGGCTTTGGACGCCCAGGTTTCGGATTTGGAAGACCTGGATTCGGTTATGGAAGACCTGGATTCTTTGGACCTCCATTTTTAGGTGGTTTTGCTGGTGGTCTACTTGCTGGATCTCTGCTTGCGCCAGGATATGGATACGGCTATGGCTACCCGTATCCACCGCCATACGGACCTTACCCTTATTATTAA
- the hfq gene encoding RNA chaperone Hfq, whose translation MKPINIQDQFLNQIRKDNTFVTVFLLNGFQLRGQVKGFDNFTVLLETEGKQQLIYKHAISTFAPQKNVNLELE comes from the coding sequence ATGAAACCGATTAATATTCAGGACCAATTTTTGAATCAAATCCGCAAAGATAATACATTTGTTACAGTATTCTTACTGAATGGCTTTCAGCTTCGCGGTCAAGTGAAAGGGTTTGACAATTTTACGGTGCTGCTTGAAACAGAAGGAAAGCAGCAGCTTATTTATAAACATGCCATCTCTACATTTGCTCCTCAAAAGAATGTAAATCTAGAATTAGAATAG
- the nrdE gene encoding class 1b ribonucleoside-diphosphate reductase subunit alpha — protein MSQNQVPKWIQLNNEIMIQKEGKFQFDKDKEAVHSYFVDYINQNTVFFHNLEEKIDYLIENDYYEEEFLRQYSMADIKEVFEAAYAKKFRFPSFMSAFKFYNDYALKTNDKKKILERYEDRISVVALFFAGGDKEKALEFVELMINQEYQPSTPTFLNAGRKRRGELVSCFLLEVNDSLNDISRAIDISMQLSKLGGGVSLNLSKLRAKGEAIKDVENATKGVVGVMKLLDNAFRYADQMGQRQGSGSAYLNIFHRDINDFLDTKKISADEDVRVKTLSIGVVIPDKFIELAREDKTAYTFYPHTVYKEYGQHLDEMDMEEMYDQLVENPKVKKEKVNPRKLLEKLAVLRSESGYPYIMFQDNVNREHALNHISRVKFSNLCSEVLQASEVSSYADYDQEDEIGLDISCNLGSLNIMNVMKNKSIEKTVKLATDSLTLVSETTDIRNAPAVRKANKAMKSIGLGAMNLHGYLAQNQMAYESEEARDFANTFFMMVNYYSIKRSSELAKEKGETFHRYEGSGYATGEYFNKYVENDFTPKTEKAAALFEGMHIPTKEDWAALKDFVAENGMYHSYRLCIAPTGSISYVQSATASVMPIMERIEERTYGNSKTYYPMPGLSAQNWFFYKEAYDMDMFKVVDMIATIQQHVDQGISFTLFLKDTMTTRDLNRIDLYAHHKGIKTLYYARTKDTGQEGCLSCVV, from the coding sequence TTGTCACAAAATCAGGTTCCAAAGTGGATACAATTAAATAACGAGATTATGATTCAAAAAGAAGGAAAGTTTCAGTTCGATAAGGACAAAGAAGCTGTACATAGTTATTTCGTAGATTACATTAATCAAAACACGGTCTTCTTTCACAACTTAGAAGAGAAGATTGATTACTTAATAGAAAACGACTACTATGAGGAAGAATTTTTAAGACAATACAGCATGGCAGATATTAAAGAAGTATTCGAAGCTGCTTATGCTAAGAAATTTAGATTCCCGTCATTCATGAGTGCGTTTAAGTTTTACAATGACTATGCACTGAAAACAAATGATAAAAAGAAAATCCTTGAACGCTATGAAGACCGCATTTCAGTTGTAGCGCTTTTCTTTGCGGGCGGAGATAAAGAAAAAGCTCTTGAGTTTGTAGAACTGATGATCAATCAGGAGTACCAGCCAAGTACACCAACATTCTTAAACGCTGGACGTAAAAGACGCGGTGAGCTTGTGAGCTGCTTCTTGCTTGAAGTGAATGACTCATTAAACGATATTTCGAGAGCAATTGATATCTCAATGCAGCTTTCAAAACTAGGCGGAGGCGTCAGTTTGAACCTCTCAAAACTTCGTGCAAAAGGCGAAGCAATTAAAGACGTTGAAAATGCGACAAAAGGCGTCGTCGGCGTGATGAAGCTCCTTGATAATGCATTCAGATATGCAGATCAAATGGGACAAAGACAAGGATCAGGCAGTGCCTACCTTAACATTTTCCACAGAGATATCAATGATTTCTTAGATACGAAAAAAATCTCTGCGGATGAAGATGTTCGTGTGAAAACATTGTCCATCGGTGTCGTCATCCCGGACAAATTTATTGAGCTTGCAAGAGAAGATAAAACAGCTTATACCTTCTATCCGCACACAGTCTATAAAGAATATGGACAGCATCTTGATGAGATGGACATGGAAGAAATGTATGACCAGCTTGTAGAAAACCCGAAAGTCAAAAAAGAAAAAGTCAATCCGAGAAAACTTCTTGAAAAATTGGCTGTTCTGCGCTCTGAATCAGGCTACCCATATATCATGTTCCAAGATAATGTGAATAGAGAGCATGCATTGAACCATATTTCACGAGTGAAATTCTCAAACCTTTGCTCAGAAGTGCTACAAGCTTCAGAGGTCTCTTCTTACGCGGACTATGATCAAGAAGATGAAATTGGTCTTGATATTTCTTGTAACCTTGGTTCATTAAATATCATGAATGTCATGAAAAACAAATCGATCGAAAAAACGGTCAAACTTGCAACAGACTCACTAACGCTTGTATCTGAAACAACAGACATCCGCAACGCACCAGCTGTTCGAAAAGCGAACAAAGCGATGAAATCAATTGGGCTTGGCGCGATGAACCTTCACGGTTATTTAGCTCAAAACCAAATGGCTTATGAAAGTGAAGAAGCAAGAGATTTCGCGAATACGTTCTTTATGATGGTGAACTATTATTCCATTAAACGTTCAAGTGAACTTGCAAAAGAAAAAGGAGAAACATTCCATCGTTATGAAGGCTCTGGCTATGCAACGGGCGAGTACTTCAATAAATACGTGGAGAATGATTTCACACCAAAAACAGAGAAAGCAGCAGCGCTATTTGAAGGCATGCACATTCCAACAAAAGAAGACTGGGCAGCACTCAAAGACTTTGTAGCGGAAAATGGTATGTACCATAGCTACCGTTTATGTATTGCGCCAACAGGTTCCATTTCCTATGTGCAATCGGCAACAGCCTCTGTGATGCCAATTATGGAACGTATCGAAGAAAGAACATATGGCAATAGCAAAACATATTACCCAATGCCAGGTCTTTCAGCGCAAAACTGGTTCTTCTATAAAGAAGCGTATGATATGGACATGTTTAAAGTGGTTGATATGATTGCAACGATTCAGCAGCACGTCGATCAAGGAATCAGCTTTACACTATTCCTGAAAGATACGATGACAACGCGTGATTTAAACCGCATCGATCTGTATGCACACCATAAAGGCATTAAGACACTTTATTATGCAAGAACGAAGGATACAGGGCAGGAAGGCTGTCTTTCTTGTGTTGTTTGA
- the miaA gene encoding tRNA (adenosine(37)-N6)-dimethylallyltransferase MiaA, with translation MKKAKQPVIVLVGPTAVGKTKLSIHIAKAFNGEIISGDSMQIYKGMDIGTAKITPEEMDGVPHHLIDIKQPDESFSTAEFQQLVRMKIKEIAARGKTPMIVGGTGLYIQSVLYDYTFTDEKSDPAFREEMALFEQQHGPLLLHEKLKAVDPDAAKAIHPNNVRRVIRALEVIHTTGQKMSEMQNGHQEVPLYDTAFIGLNMDRELLYERIHQRIDMMIGEGLIEEVSALYQSGLKDCQSVQAIGYKELYAYFQGECSLDEAIQQLKQNSRRYAKRQFTWFRNKMDVTWFDMTPPCHFSDKKEEIFAYIAGKLGIKAKL, from the coding sequence ATGAAAAAAGCGAAACAACCAGTGATTGTATTAGTAGGACCGACGGCTGTCGGGAAAACAAAACTGAGCATTCATATCGCCAAAGCATTTAATGGAGAAATTATCAGCGGTGATTCTATGCAGATTTATAAAGGGATGGATATTGGAACAGCTAAAATCACCCCTGAAGAAATGGACGGTGTTCCGCACCACTTAATTGATATTAAACAACCGGACGAATCCTTTTCTACAGCTGAATTTCAGCAGCTAGTTCGTATGAAAATTAAAGAGATTGCCGCTAGAGGGAAAACGCCCATGATTGTCGGCGGAACAGGTTTGTATATCCAGTCTGTTTTATATGATTATACATTTACAGACGAGAAGAGTGACCCTGCTTTTAGAGAAGAAATGGCGCTGTTTGAACAGCAACATGGTCCCCTTCTGCTGCACGAAAAGCTAAAGGCAGTAGATCCTGATGCTGCAAAAGCCATTCATCCGAATAATGTCCGCCGCGTGATTCGGGCGCTAGAAGTGATTCATACAACAGGTCAAAAAATGTCGGAGATGCAAAACGGGCACCAAGAAGTTCCTCTTTATGATACAGCCTTTATTGGGCTTAACATGGATCGAGAGCTTTTGTACGAGCGCATCCATCAAAGAATTGATATGATGATAGGTGAAGGCTTAATTGAAGAAGTGAGCGCGCTTTATCAATCTGGCTTGAAGGATTGCCAGTCGGTTCAAGCGATTGGTTATAAGGAGCTGTATGCGTATTTTCAAGGTGAATGCTCACTTGATGAAGCCATCCAGCAATTAAAGCAAAATTCCCGTAGATATGCGAAGCGTCAATTCACGTGGTTCCGTAATAAAATGGATGTCACTTGGTTTGACATGACACCGCCTTGCCACTTTTCAGACAAAAAAGAGGAAATTTTCGCATATATAGCAGGAAAGCTTGGAATTAAAGCGAAACTGTAG